The genome window GCGGGGCGGTGTGAGCCGGAGCGGGGAAGCTCTGTAACCCCGCTCCTTTAACCAGCATGGTTTTCGACCCCATGGTTCACCCCTCAAGCGGCTTTTATGAGGCACTGCCGGAGGATGGTTTTTTCCTCTCAATCTCGTCACAAAGCCTCAACACGAGGCGCTATCCTGCCCACAGGTGTTACGTGCCACCTCTGCAGTAAAAACGCGACACGGGGGCACACGGGCGGCAACACGCGTGTGTGCAGGTTGTTATTTCTCACTGTCCTCATCTGGACTGCTTTGTCCTGCAGAAGCTGCCGGGCGGGTGCTGCGCATAGGGGCGTCCGTCACGCTTTTATCCCGACCTTCGATGTACTCCCGGACAGGAGCGGGAACGTGCTTCTCATACAGTGTTTGCAGCAATGTACCCAGTTCAGCCTGCAGTTCTGTTTCGTCCTCCATGTACTGGTGTATGGCACGAAGCTTTTCAGCTTCAAAGGTGATTTGTACAGTAGTTTTTTTCATGCAGCTTTACTCCCTTCATTTGCTAAAATCTAATGAAAATATAACGGAAGCATCCTCCACCTGTTCCTGGGTAAAGGTTTCCGTCTTTTGAAATCGATCACTGTACTGCCGGATTTTATCCTCAGTCAGCGACACAAAATCCCCATCATCATTGCTGCCAGCCACAAAAAATGTACCGGCGATGATGTCGTTTCCGAGAGAACGGTTGCCGGGAAGCCCCATCAGTTTTCCCTCTTCATTGCAAACCAGAACAACATAATCCTCCAGATATACCGTTTCAATATATCCTCCAATCGCCTTCTGCAACCCTTCCAAGGTGTTTTCAACTTCAGCAGGATAGGGTTCCTTCATCGGTTCCACCATTAGCACTTTTATCTTTTTCTCCATGTTCGCCTCCTAAATACTCATTGTCATGCTCCGGGTTTCCTCTGATTCTTCTGACTGACCTGATGCTCAGACTGTTGTTTGCGAAAAAGTGAGCCATGTTGGTGTACTTTTCAACCATCCGGTATAAGGACGGCAGGAAAGTGAGCCAACATGGTTACAATTCCTCCAGTGCATGGATCAGACTGCCGGGTAGGTCGGACAGCTGAACATCCATATCCGTTTCCTCCAGCTGCG of Actinomycetota bacterium contains these proteins:
- a CDS encoding DUF3846 domain-containing protein → MEKKIKVLMVEPMKEPYPAEVENTLEGLQKAIGGYIETVYLEDYVVLVCNEEGKLMGLPGNRSLGNDIIAGTFFVAGSNDDGDFVSLTEDKIRQYSDRFQKTETFTQEQVEDASVIFSLDFSK